A single region of the Aurantiacibacter sp. MUD11 genome encodes:
- a CDS encoding superoxide dismutase, with translation MAFSLIDLPFDSEALAPAITAETFSFHHGKHHKAYVDKTNAAIEGTAHADKSLEEIITASRGSDKGLFNNSAQVWNHGFFWHSLAPATSGPSGDLAAKIDESFGSLDALKDELKSKGAGHFASGWVWLVEKGGKLQVDDTHDAETLADSGANPLLVIDLWEHAYYLDHQNARPSYLDAVVEGHLNWDFAADNLARGTAWKYPG, from the coding sequence ATGGCTTTTTCACTTATCGACCTGCCGTTCGACAGCGAAGCGCTGGCCCCGGCAATCACCGCCGAGACCTTCAGCTTCCACCATGGCAAGCACCACAAGGCCTACGTCGACAAGACCAATGCCGCCATCGAAGGCACCGCCCATGCCGACAAGTCGCTGGAAGAGATCATCACCGCCAGCCGTGGCAGCGACAAGGGCCTGTTCAACAACAGCGCCCAGGTGTGGAACCACGGTTTCTTCTGGCATTCGCTGGCACCGGCCACCAGCGGCCCCTCGGGCGACCTGGCAGCCAAGATCGACGAGAGCTTCGGCTCGCTCGACGCGCTGAAGGACGAGCTGAAGTCCAAGGGCGCCGGCCACTTCGCCAGCGGCTGGGTGTGGCTGGTTGAAAAGGGCGGCAAGCTGCAGGTGGACGACACCCACGATGCCGAAACGCTGGCCGACAGCGGTGCCAACCCGCTGCTGGTGATCGACCTGTGGGAGCACGCCTACTACCTCGACCACCAGAATGCGCGTCCGAGCTACCTCGATGCCGTGGTCGAAGGCCACCTCAACTGGGATTTCGCCGCCGACAATCTGGCGCGCGGCACGGCCTGGAAGTATCCGGGCTAA
- the glmM gene encoding phosphoglucosamine mutase produces MGRTYFGTDGIRGRANGRKLNAAIAMKVGQAAGRHFLRGAHKHRVVIGKDTRLSGYMMENALVAGFTSVGMDVIMTGPLPTPAVALLTREMRADIGVMISASHNPYEDNGIKLFGPDGFKLSDEDEEAIEAAMAVEQPLAEGDAIGRARRIEDARGRYIHAVKQSLPEDVRLDGLKIVVDCANGAAYNVTPTAIWELGAEVVAMGVEPNGLNINDGVGSTALDAIQQRVVDEGADLGIALDGDADRLIVIDEKGQKVDGDQIMALIGSRWAKDGKLRGGGVVATVMSNLGLERFLAGEGLELVRTKVGDRYVLEAMKAGGYNVGGEQSGHMILLDHATTGDGTVAALQVLAALVRSGKPASEMLHLFDPVPQLLKNVRYEGGDPLEAPSVQKVIAAANGELDGKGRLVIRKSGTEPLIRVMAEGDDEAQVNRLVDEICAAVEAAA; encoded by the coding sequence ATGGGACGCACCTATTTCGGCACTGACGGGATTCGCGGCAGGGCCAACGGCAGGAAATTGAACGCGGCCATCGCGATGAAAGTCGGCCAGGCCGCGGGCCGCCACTTCCTGCGCGGCGCGCACAAGCATCGCGTGGTGATCGGCAAGGACACGCGCCTGTCCGGCTACATGATGGAAAACGCGCTGGTGGCCGGCTTCACCAGCGTCGGCATGGACGTGATCATGACCGGGCCGCTGCCCACGCCCGCGGTCGCCCTGCTGACGCGCGAGATGCGCGCCGATATCGGGGTGATGATCTCCGCCAGCCACAACCCTTACGAGGACAACGGCATCAAGCTGTTCGGGCCTGACGGGTTCAAGCTGTCCGACGAGGACGAGGAAGCAATCGAGGCCGCGATGGCTGTGGAACAGCCGCTGGCCGAAGGCGACGCCATCGGCCGAGCACGCCGGATCGAGGACGCGCGCGGGCGCTACATCCACGCGGTCAAGCAGTCGCTGCCCGAGGACGTGCGTCTCGACGGGCTGAAGATCGTGGTCGATTGCGCCAATGGCGCCGCCTACAATGTTACGCCCACCGCCATCTGGGAACTGGGCGCGGAAGTGGTCGCCATGGGTGTCGAGCCCAATGGCCTCAACATCAACGACGGCGTCGGCTCCACCGCGCTCGATGCGATCCAGCAGCGCGTGGTGGACGAGGGCGCGGACCTTGGCATTGCGCTGGATGGCGATGCCGACCGGCTGATCGTGATCGACGAGAAGGGCCAGAAGGTCGATGGCGACCAGATCATGGCGCTGATCGGCAGCCGCTGGGCCAAGGACGGCAAGCTGCGCGGCGGCGGCGTGGTCGCCACCGTCATGTCGAACCTCGGCCTCGAACGCTTCCTGGCGGGCGAAGGGCTGGAGCTGGTGCGCACCAAGGTGGGTGACCGCTACGTGCTCGAGGCGATGAAGGCCGGCGGCTACAACGTGGGCGGCGAGCAGTCGGGCCACATGATCCTGCTCGACCACGCCACCACCGGCGACGGCACCGTCGCCGCGCTGCAGGTGCTCGCCGCGCTGGTGCGCAGCGGCAAGCCTGCCAGCGAGATGCTGCACCTGTTCGATCCCGTGCCGCAGCTGCTCAAGAACGTGCGCTATGAGGGCGGCGACCCGCTGGAAGCACCGAGCGTGCAGAAGGTCATCGCGGCGGCCAACGGCGAGCTGGACGGCAAGGGCCGGCTGGTGATCCGCAAGTCCGGTACCGAGCCGCTGATCCGCGTGATGGCGGAAGGCGATGACGAGGCGCAGGTGAACCGCCTGGTCGACGAAATCTGCGCGGCGGTGGAGGCCGCTGCCTGA
- a CDS encoding AI-2E family transporter, protein MTEGEDKQDKPVRSRRMAFAAQELRLISSLVVLLAIGLFLALPFVLSIGSVVFLPLVAALILTIVLSPLADKLATWLPNFIASILALLVFFGILALALTAVFAPAMSLYDEVPAMIEQVSEHFTNLQATFAWVGELNERLAAITGGEDGQQVVLAGPTMLEQLAFATPTVLLEVLLTFMLAFFMIEARIRLRRRLLLERQQVGASLKAARAIREVQDRVAAYILTVALINTGVGIIVALGAWLLGLEAPIMWGGLAALLNFIPYVGPLLMTVLLGLFGIGSADILLVGLIPAALYLGLHTIEANVITPAVLGARFTMNPVLILLALSYFGWIWGVTGALLSVPILLTLTALVDQLGRPNLIGFLFGEPLFQTNILDLTAED, encoded by the coding sequence ATGACAGAGGGGGAGGACAAGCAGGACAAGCCGGTGCGTAGCCGCCGGATGGCCTTTGCCGCGCAGGAACTCCGGCTGATTTCCTCGCTGGTGGTGCTGCTGGCGATCGGCCTGTTCCTGGCCCTGCCCTTCGTGCTGTCGATCGGGTCGGTGGTGTTCCTGCCGCTGGTCGCGGCGCTGATTCTCACCATCGTCCTGTCTCCGCTGGCGGACAAGCTGGCGACCTGGTTGCCCAACTTCATTGCCTCGATCCTGGCGCTGCTGGTCTTCTTCGGCATTCTCGCGCTGGCGCTGACCGCGGTCTTCGCCCCGGCCATGTCGCTTTACGACGAAGTGCCCGCCATGATCGAACAGGTCAGCGAGCACTTCACGAACTTGCAGGCGACCTTCGCCTGGGTCGGCGAACTGAACGAGCGGCTGGCCGCCATCACCGGCGGGGAAGACGGGCAGCAGGTGGTGCTGGCCGGGCCGACCATGCTGGAACAGCTGGCCTTCGCCACGCCGACCGTGCTGCTGGAGGTGCTGCTCACCTTCATGCTCGCCTTCTTCATGATCGAGGCGCGGATTCGCCTGCGCCGCCGGCTGCTGCTGGAGCGCCAGCAGGTGGGCGCCAGCCTGAAGGCCGCGCGCGCCATTCGCGAGGTGCAGGATCGCGTCGCCGCCTACATCCTCACCGTCGCGCTCATCAACACCGGCGTCGGCATAATCGTGGCACTGGGCGCCTGGCTGCTGGGGCTGGAGGCGCCGATCATGTGGGGCGGCCTGGCCGCCCTGCTCAATTTCATCCCCTATGTCGGCCCGTTGCTGATGACCGTGCTGCTCGGCCTGTTCGGCATCGGCTCGGCGGACATCCTGCTCGTCGGCCTGATACCGGCGGCACTCTACCTTGGCCTGCATACCATCGAGGCCAATGTCATCACGCCGGCCGTGCTGGGCGCGCGCTTCACCATGAACCCGGTGCTGATCCTGCTGGCACTGTCCTATTTCGGCTGGATCTGGGGCGTCACCGGCGCCCTGCTCTCGGTACCGATCCTGCTGACGCTGACCGCTCTTGTGGACCAGCTGGGGCGGCCCAATCTCATCGGTTTCCTGTTCGGCGAACCGCTGTTCCAGACCAATATCCTCGACCTGACCGCCGAAGACTAG
- a CDS encoding DUF1272 domain-containing protein translates to MLEMRPDCERCGADVPAELPGAFICSFECTFCAECAGELDDTCPNCGGELVDRPTRRGAALEKYPASTQRKHEA, encoded by the coding sequence ATGCTGGAAATGCGCCCCGATTGCGAACGCTGTGGGGCTGATGTCCCGGCAGAATTGCCGGGCGCCTTCATCTGCAGCTTCGAATGCACCTTCTGCGCCGAATGCGCGGGCGAGCTGGACGACACCTGCCCGAATTGTGGCGGCGAACTGGTCGACCGCCCGACCCGGCGCGGCGCGGCGCTGGAGAAGTACCCGGCAAGCACGCAGAGGAAGCACGAGGCTTGA
- a CDS encoding TIGR00730 family Rossman fold protein, whose product MEAGFADDLDDDTPQTRHPAYRLAFRDQDFLLREELRPVRFQLELLKPTMILDEARVGSTLVMYGSARIPPPESVELALEEAANLPEDQALIVRNLAKKAKYYGEAYRLSRIVSGKAIVDEGKRQFVVCSGGGPSIMEAANRGASDAGAESIGLNIILPHEQAPNPYVTPYLSLNFHYFALRKMHFLIRARAVAVFPGGFGTFDELFELLTLVQTGKMKPIPILLFGKEFWNRVIDFQALAEEGTISQRDLDLITWCETAEEAWEAIREFYCLQDNGAAGMECEI is encoded by the coding sequence ATGGAGGCGGGTTTCGCCGACGATCTGGATGACGATACTCCGCAGACGCGTCATCCTGCCTATCGTCTGGCCTTCCGCGACCAGGATTTCCTGCTGCGCGAGGAACTGCGTCCCGTCCGCTTCCAGCTGGAGCTGCTGAAGCCGACAATGATCCTCGACGAGGCGCGCGTGGGTTCGACCCTGGTGATGTACGGCTCTGCCCGCATCCCGCCGCCGGAATCGGTGGAACTGGCGTTGGAGGAAGCCGCCAACCTGCCTGAGGACCAGGCGCTGATCGTGCGCAACCTGGCCAAGAAGGCGAAATACTACGGTGAGGCCTATCGCCTCTCCCGGATAGTCAGCGGGAAGGCAATCGTCGATGAAGGCAAGCGCCAGTTCGTCGTCTGCTCAGGTGGCGGCCCCTCGATCATGGAAGCTGCCAATCGCGGCGCCAGCGATGCCGGGGCGGAGAGCATCGGCCTCAACATCATCCTGCCGCACGAGCAGGCGCCCAATCCCTATGTGACGCCCTACCTGTCGCTGAACTTCCACTATTTCGCGCTCCGCAAGATGCACTTCCTGATCCGCGCGCGGGCCGTGGCGGTGTTCCCCGGCGGCTTCGGCACTTTCGACGAACTGTTCGAACTGCTGACGCTGGTGCAGACGGGCAAGATGAAGCCGATCCCGATCCTGCTGTTCGGCAAGGAGTTCTGGAACCGGGTGATCGATTTCCAGGCCCTGGCCGAGGAAGGCACGATCTCGCAGCGCGACCTCGACCTGATCACCTGGTGCGAGACTGCCGAAGAGGCCTGGGAAGCGATCCGCGAATTCTACTGCCTGCAAGACAATGGCGCTGCCGGCATGGAGTGCGAGATCTAG
- a CDS encoding sigma-70 family RNA polymerase sigma factor — protein MSQGKKKRELPERSAEDKRAFKRELTEVVPHLRAFARGLCGRPDMADDLVQETMLKAWAAQERFEPGTSMRAWTFVILRNAYLTDMRRNRFRGEYDETVAERILTAPAGQEEPIHLSDLHRALLTLPPERREALLLVGAGGFSYEEAANICGCAVGTIKSRVGRARAALAGMMEDGDIPDRSQDDPAAHRAILEELDEVAAGRGEAAASK, from the coding sequence GACAAGCGTGCCTTCAAGCGGGAACTGACCGAGGTCGTCCCGCACCTGCGCGCTTTTGCCCGCGGCTTGTGCGGCCGGCCGGACATGGCCGATGATCTTGTGCAGGAAACCATGCTCAAGGCCTGGGCGGCACAGGAGCGTTTCGAACCGGGTACCTCGATGCGCGCCTGGACCTTCGTGATCCTGCGCAACGCCTACCTTACCGACATGCGCCGCAACCGCTTCCGCGGCGAGTACGACGAGACCGTGGCCGAGCGCATCCTGACCGCCCCCGCCGGACAGGAAGAGCCGATCCACCTGTCTGACCTGCATCGCGCCCTGCTCACCCTGCCGCCGGAACGGCGCGAGGCGCTGCTGCTGGTGGGCGCCGGCGGCTTTTCCTACGAGGAAGCGGCCAATATCTGCGGCTGTGCCGTCGGCACGATCAAGAGCCGCGTGGGCCGCGCCCGCGCCGCCCTTGCGGGTATGATGGAGGATGGCGACATCCCCGATCGCTCGCAGGACGACCCCGCCGCCCATCGCGCCATCCTCGAGGAACTCGACGAAGTGGCCGCCGGTCGCGGCGAGGCTGCCGCGAGCAAATAG
- a CDS encoding TauD/TfdA dioxygenase family protein, with translation MTIPERLHPAPLSQQHYDYITLKPLSGTIGAEVTGVDLNRLTPAQTQELRDAFARYLVLAIRDQQDLTPENHIAFVTLFGEMQPIVHLDHVPGHHGIQPIHRDAGDKRRITGELFHNDSTYLPTPPIAIAMRAVTLPPAGGDTAFANLQLAFDMLSPTMQDFLESLRVVHSAKRLFGSGADQSIVRMKAMDPNEGDREVTHPLVITHPVSGRKSIFVNPAYCLGIEGMHESESQAIFAFLFQHCAQIALTARVRWEPGTLVLWDNWAAHHSAIGDYEGHQRTLHRVSVGGFTP, from the coding sequence ATGACCATTCCGGAACGCCTCCACCCTGCCCCCCTGTCACAACAGCATTATGATTACATAACGCTGAAGCCGCTTTCCGGCACCATCGGGGCCGAGGTGACCGGGGTCGATCTCAACCGGCTGACACCTGCCCAGACGCAGGAATTGCGCGATGCCTTTGCCCGCTATCTGGTGCTGGCCATTCGCGACCAGCAGGACCTGACGCCGGAGAACCACATCGCCTTCGTCACGCTGTTCGGGGAGATGCAGCCGATCGTGCATCTCGACCACGTGCCCGGCCATCACGGCATCCAGCCGATCCACCGGGACGCAGGTGATAAGAGGCGCATCACCGGCGAGTTGTTCCACAACGACAGCACATACCTGCCCACCCCGCCCATCGCGATTGCCATGCGCGCGGTGACGCTGCCGCCCGCCGGCGGGGATACGGCATTCGCCAACCTGCAGCTGGCCTTCGACATGCTCTCCCCCACCATGCAGGACTTCCTCGAGAGCCTGCGCGTGGTGCACAGCGCCAAGCGGCTGTTCGGCAGCGGGGCGGACCAGTCGATCGTGCGGATGAAGGCAATGGACCCGAACGAGGGCGACCGCGAGGTGACGCACCCGCTGGTGATCACCCATCCGGTGTCGGGCCGGAAGTCGATCTTCGTCAATCCCGCCTATTGCCTGGGCATCGAGGGGATGCACGAGAGCGAGAGCCAGGCGATCTTCGCCTTCCTGTTCCAGCACTGCGCGCAGATCGCGCTGACCGCGCGCGTGCGGTGGGAGCCGGGCACGCTGGTGTTATGGGACAATTGGGCCGCGCATCATTCCGCCATCGGCGATTATGAAGGACACCAGCGCACGCTGCACCGCGTTTCGGTGGGCGGTTTCACGCCCTAA
- the thiD gene encoding bifunctional hydroxymethylpyrimidine kinase/phosphomethylpyrimidine kinase gives MSQRPPRVLAIAGSDSSGGAGIQADIKTITMLGGYAMTAITAVTAQNTRGVSAVEALSPDMVAAQIDACLADIGVEAVKIGMLGSADIAEVVADRLEDLGTPIVFDPVMVATSGSVLADPATIEVFEWLMEIATLTTPNVPELEALGGKSAMGERGIAYLAKGGDADGPMVEDRLVRPGAEDVVWSDARIVTKHTHGTGCTLSSAIATRLAAGLPLEQAVAEARLFVREALKAAPGFGFGSGPLGHQAVR, from the coding sequence TTGAGCCAGCGCCCACCCCGCGTGCTGGCGATTGCCGGGTCGGATTCGTCCGGCGGGGCCGGTATCCAGGCCGATATCAAGACCATCACCATGCTCGGCGGCTATGCCATGACCGCCATCACAGCCGTCACCGCGCAGAACACCCGCGGGGTGAGCGCGGTGGAAGCGCTCTCGCCCGACATGGTGGCCGCGCAGATCGATGCCTGCCTGGCCGATATCGGCGTCGAGGCGGTGAAGATCGGCATGCTCGGCAGCGCCGACATCGCCGAGGTCGTGGCCGACCGGCTGGAAGACCTTGGCACGCCGATCGTGTTCGATCCGGTCATGGTCGCCACCAGCGGCTCGGTGCTGGCGGACCCCGCCACCATCGAGGTGTTCGAATGGCTGATGGAAATCGCCACGCTGACAACGCCCAACGTCCCGGAGCTGGAGGCCCTGGGCGGCAAGTCGGCGATGGGCGAGCGTGGCATTGCCTACCTCGCCAAGGGCGGCGATGCCGACGGACCGATGGTGGAAGACCGGCTGGTGCGCCCCGGCGCCGAGGACGTCGTGTGGAGCGATGCCCGCATCGTCACCAAGCACACCCACGGCACCGGCTGCACCCTGTCGAGCGCCATCGCCACCAGGCTGGCCGCAGGACTCCCGCTGGAGCAGGCCGTGGCCGAGGCCCGGCTGTTCGTGCGCGAAGCCCTGAAGGCCGCGCCGGGGTTCGGGTTCGGCAGCGGCCCGCTGGGCCACCAGGCGGTGCGCTGA